The Periplaneta americana isolate PAMFEO1 chromosome 16, P.americana_PAMFEO1_priV1, whole genome shotgun sequence genome segment TGAAGAGCTTGCCTGCAcatccgaagttgcgctcagtTGTGGCTTCGAtacctgcttgggctgattaccttgctGATGTTTTTCCGAGTATTTCCCCGAACATAAGGCATATGACAAGTAATGTAAGTAACCAAGTAGTtagtagaaaataataataataataataataataataataataataataataaaattgttaataataataaaaatgttggtaataatattattatattattattattactaacactttattattattattattattattaacacttttattattattattattattattactagccatacccatgTGCTTCGCTGCacgtgttagaaataaatataaagtaattacataattaaaataggacatttgatccagggaagattcgtgtttgatagaaggataaatcgtttattatgttacttaatttaaattgcattaaagaaaaattaaaatgcgatcattttgatccagtcataaaaattattttaggaaatactggaaacgaatgcctatcaagttttctgtgcgtaagaagctattttaatcttacctgtcctcgattcactcagaagttactgtaataacattataggattagtccatctagagaaacgtcactttccaatggtgaattaataattatataaatcggttaatttagcttcctatattacttcatacaaacacagaaacattgtctgtgggCTACCGTATCTTTCAtagatttcgattgttgttgtccaaggccccttatagatgaagtcatttttttttatttcattacaccgccttatatgacattgttattgtaattttgaaactcatttatctcattaaatatcagtcctatcaaaattttgcatggaataaaacttatcagaaattatttttaaagaaacttttgttatgtaatatttttcatgtaaattaatatgaagggagatatttcgatttatttaatacgagcacccttataacctcccttttaaataaaatattttgaatgccatatagcctaaattctaaagtacaacgaacttaatctatattctatttttcatataaatcggttcagccattatcacgtgaaaaggtaacaaacatccaaacagacagagagacagacagacatacaaacaaaaatttcaaaaaagtgattttcgtattcagggcggttaattatatatgttaggaccaattatttttggaaaatcgaaaattaccagaaaaatttcggctacagatttattattagtatagattattattattattataataataataataataataataataattattattattattattactattattactattattatttctaatgtaACACTAACTTGCTTTTAGTTCATGTATCTAAATactatacaattaatattaaatagccTGCGATAGGTACAGTCTGGAATGCGTCCGGGAATATGAAAACCTTATGTTGTTTCGGAAGCTTCCACAGACACGACAAATTCCAGGTTCCATTGCTCTTTTCATTTGGGTTTACGAATCTCTGAATCCACagcaaaaatatgttttacaaattaatttacaagTATTTTGGCAACATCTTTATTTTCTGCTATCATAGGTCAAAAGAAGAAAACGTGTTAGAGAGTCTGTATCTTGAGATAATATAACTCTGAACAGGGACATGATGTCTTTtcgactgtttatttatttattcttgcaaATTGTGGATATATATTTTCCAGGCCATTTATACATGACATGCACATACTTTCAATGCTGAAACTTGTCTtacaatacgatgaaagagtaatggaacggaaaaaaattctctctggcgccgggatttgaacccaggttttcaggtCTACATGCtgaagctttatccactaagtctcaccggatacccaccccggcgtcggacagaatcgtctcagattaagttccaactcttgggttccctctagtggccgcccgggttcaaatcccggtgctggagagaacttttctccgttccatttctctttcatcatatgatgacgcagaatatctgcatggaaatatcatatgtacttcggtacattaaaataatatattgtcttACAATGTCTTACAATACAAGCAAGTAGTCTGAGTATAAAGAAAGATGTATGAAGGACATAAATCAATGCAATTGGGAGGAACCTAATTTGGATTTTGTATAAAAGTCATTACAGCCTTACTCAAGAGTTAGATCGAATTCACTAACTTTGAATATTGGGGCGTCTGACATAGTAAACTAATAACCCATATGGTCAGTTAAAGCTCTCTTCATTGTTTACTCACTTTTCCAGGAAGATTTGTCGGATGTGGACAGAGTTCAGCAGGAACAGGAAGTGGAAGTGTCTTCAGAAGAGGATGAAGTGTTGACTGAGAGGTGAGTGTACTGTGCTGGTTTtgcttctttcattctttcagaACTTCATTTAATGAAGACGAGGAAagtaaattttataatgtatgatacttatttttatttactataaagagtctgtgaattttttttttttttaatacatcatTTAATATTTCCTTTGCAATAGCAAATTCTGCTATAGCTTTTTAATTTTACCTTGGCGGAGAGCAGTaatctgtttaatttattttctatttaatctTCTTTAGTAACCTAAACTTTCGAAtgtaaagaatttatattgtgtagCAAATTTTGAGAAGTTGTGATTTGATAGATTACTATTGTTTTATGAAATGGGTACATTATGGTCACTCAACTAGTTCTGGTCAAAGCATTCAAAATGTGAAGTTTCAAACCACCGTTGCTGTCCCCACTTTCTTTACCTTGTGCTGTGTGAGACATATAGTCACGAAAGTTTCATCTAATGAGAGCTGTGGTAGCTCATGCAAGAGTGGAATCTTGATCACATCCGAGTGTGGCACAGTTCTCATAGCTGAAGTTAGATGAGGATGTAATCTCTTATCAGGATTATTTCGATTGatgcatattcattcattcattcattcatttattatattccatagatctgacatgagcaatgaaggtttaagatgtgaaacaagtcaaaattttacaatattacatttacagcttttacaatattttacatttttacagttttacaattcactaattttctacaatttttacaattttctgtaattttttacaatattttggcgagatgtattgagatgaggtgaggtccgggGATTCTCCAAaacattacccggcatttgccttttgtttggaggaaacctcggaaaaaacccaaccacagAATCAAATCAAAGtgttgaaatgaagtgatgccgaggattcgccatagactatccGGCTTCAGTCTCACGGCTGTTGAAAACGTTGAAAGAAACCATTTAGTGACACTAAATGGGGATCCAACcaaagcccgaacgcagctccggatcagcagcccagcgagtctgccgactgagctacatcgatggctctactaaaagtgtacaatacatagccaatcacattattaaatttacaaacgcaaacgatcattcatcagttgagctatatgtattatacaaaacaagtacgttaattaaatttaaggcgtaAACAATtgaatcagttgtgatatacagaaattgataatacatatcatgcaaactacttcaaattacaaacacaaacaatttaccaacagtaatctcactggaggttttgatttacctagagaaaatcaaaactcgattgctatttatttgactattacacgattagaagaaattatataaagttagaagtaacgaagtactcaaatacaataaaatattaattgattttcgaaaatacaaaactgtcttcaaatttgtaccatctcaacattataaatattacgctagtagatggcagtagtgtgttatgattagctgttttcttatcagttgtgccaactatggaatcttcattgaactctgtgggcgGTTgttggtcaagaaggctttgttgattcagtttcatttttattaaaacagttgcattccacttcaattatcctgatcccagtaatcaacgtcacttgacagatgaatttcaataaatcttagtattaaacaatttcttataagtgactattcataatatcatatagcagaagctataacataacctaaataatataaacaagtgttagaaaagttctaattacggatgatgaaataaacaagaaacatttataattaacgatgatgaaataaaaaataaacctgaaaaattttaaaagaaacaattattgaaagtacaattttcaaatttgaatgttttattggTTGGTTATTCAGTTGATGTTTAATTGctcgtgtgcgtaaaagaagtgaacttgaTGTgcatggtgctcttcatttatttgtaaatagggattcagggaaaatgcatagctatgaccagtgatctttattaattcttgttcttgaatgccaatgtgagtcatatttcaaagtgctgtacatcgactggagtggtttgtaattttctgttttttgccgtccagaccagtgcagtttgaaatgttggcaaacaaagaaacaaatgctaggatagtgataaaaataaacaaatgctagggacgcgataaaattaaacaaatgctagggacgcgataaaattgtgcgataggcagccatgattggttgaaagacgtcctttcgtaccgttttattggtcaaaagtagtgtgaagtagtaaaagtgtaatagtcaatagaaGATATATGATATTATCAATAAGGAAATAATCCTTTCTACTTGTCTTTCCATTTGTCCACTGGCGCAAATGCTGAACACAAATTTTGCATACCGTATGAGGAGCCCATGGTTGACCATAATGTCCATGCTTGACACCAAAATAACCTAAACGTGCGGTTTTTACAAACTCGGAAATACGTTTCGAAATAACGTTAAGTGTGTACTCCCAATATATACAACAAAATACGTGGCGATAATTCAAGCACAACCATTGGGAAGTAGCCatttctttgcgatgcaccatcTCCAAATTGAAATGATATGAATGAGAATATACCAATACAGTGACAACTGCGATGTATTTAAGTTCTGACATTTCAGAATCCAATGTTTCGGAAGTAAAGTGAACATCACcactattgatgctatcaactggtcaggtcgtaaaattcataaacacttaagaaatgaagcattccaaacttggacaaaccataccttgcgtggtaaaggggttattgtttatagtgatctccccaaggctaactcatgggtaagcaatcgaaagggcctatcttcctcagaatgcaccaatgctttaaaaatgtgaaGGAATATTTTGGCAGTTCGCGCAATACctggcagaactctaagcacaacccgctgccgtcatccagactgtagcgatcttgaaacacttggacacgtgcttggacaatgccccaaaggcgagctgctgatcaatgctagatatcatcgtgtacgacatgctttggcgacatcgttaaaaactttaaatttggaaattcatgaggaagtacattgtgtgtCCGTTTTCAAAGGAATCAAagtcaggccaccgaagttgatattgagaagaagtccatatatgatccttgtctgccgtatcattctcaaaagtacaacatccctcttaaacaatggtctgtcattggtttgctgtttggcagtggaggttctattacaaaattcacatggaattatatTAAGAAACTTCACAtttcttttgattatgtaatgtctgttcttataaatattatcaaagattctcttcaaatattacatcatgaTCTCTATTtgaattaatccacttatatttgcctgcaacaatttactttcttttctctttaatgtgtcacatcacattatattgtacatgtttattgtattcattatgcacAAAAATCCACAAACAGAAGAACGAATTCCGAAAAGCAACTCTATAATGATGATATCTAAAATTATATAGTCTACTAAAACCGTTATAAAAATGTGGATATCATTAAGAATAATAtatcaaatcaaaatttaaatttttctacttaataaaattataatagaagttacacaacacagaactgcacgtattgtattcttcacctgacataagtaggaacatcaaatccataCGATTGAGATGGCCAGaccttgtagcacgtatgggcgaatccagaaatgcatatggaatgttagttgggaggccggagggaaaaacacctttggggaagccgagacgtagatgggaagataatattaaaatgaatttgagggaggtgagatatgatcatagatactggattagtcttgcttaggatagggaccgatggcttgctgatgtgagggcgacaatgaacctctgggttccttaaaagccagtaaataagtatataaaattaatacataaattcaACTAAATCTAAGAAGGAGTTAGGTATCATCTGTACAATATTCTCCGGGcagatcacgtaacaccatccctcgaaatgttgtcctcgctccgtctagaagatcgtaggaaaatccactgtcatTCCTttctctttcaatattgcatttctccactcctctctatcttgcgtctcgttttcaaaatctatccacccatcataacctagacacacgatcacaacactcctcaatattatccattccctcccaccgaacatcctcattttcatcttctttcactgtggctgttcctcggctttggaattccctaccgagtaatgtcatggactgtcagacatcaaacctatttaaaaatagctaacgaaatatttttctaacaattctcgttaacaataatagctgtttcaggtttctcaatgtttaatggttatatttatGACAGATAAattacctcattattattattattattattattattattaatattattgtttttattgttataactatttcttagcaatgtttattattgtaacactaacattacttatccaactttcattatttattttcatgttatggtctagatattaatgtaataactatgtaagcaattgtattcaattagatttagagtctggctgggcggaagaggcctactggccttagctctgccaaattaaataaataaattattattataattttttgaatCAGCGCCTCAAACAACCCCAGAAACAGGTATAAAGACCGAGACACCAACAAGAAGCATATTCGCTTTTATTATTGTCtgatatatgtataaaatataatgaatgttCATTTCAGCATTGTCGATAATGTTGAGAAGAGCGTGTTACGATATTCCGCCAGCATTGATCGTGAAAAAGACAAATCGACGCAGTGTGGTAGCAAGAGGGAAGAGTGTTCAAACTTTAGCGATGTGAGTCATAATGTTATCACCTGTGATATGTGCGACAAAGTATTTCTTACTAAGCAATCACTGAATCTTCATTCTCAAATACACAAAACTGAAAAGTCATTCAAATGCaaggtttgtggaaagtgttattCAAGATCGACATATTTTAGGAGACATGCTCTCGTACACGACGCCAGGAGGGCAGTAAAATGCGACtactgtggaaagtgtttcacgCGATTACAGCTGTTAAATATACATTCCCGGATACACACTTGCGAAAAGCCATATACGTGCGAggaatgtggaaagtgtttctcacagTCTGGACATTTAAAGTCGCACGTACGAATACACACTGGCGAAAAGCCATATGCGTGCGAGGTAtgtgggaagtgcttttcacaTTCTGGACAGTTGAAGGCGCATGTACGAATACACTCTGGCGAAAAGCCATATACGTGCGAggaatgtggaaagtgtttctcacagTCTGGACATTTAAAGTTGCACGTACGAATACACACTGGCGAAAAGCCATATGCGTGCGAGGTATGTGGGAAGTCCTTTTCACGATCTGGAAAGTTGAAGTCGCATGTACGAATACACACTGGCGAAAAGCCATATGCGTGCGAGACATGTGGTAAGTGTTTCACACTCTCTGAACAGTTAAAGTTGCATGTACGAATGCACACTGGGGAAAAGCCGTATACGTGCGACATATGTGGCGAGTGTTTTCCGCACTCTGGAAAGTTGAAGTTGCATTTACAAATACACACTGGCGAAAAGCCATTTACGTGCGATATATGTGGGAAGGGTTTTTCACACTCTGGAATGATGAAGTTTCATGTACGAATACACACTGGAGAAAAGCCATATACATGCGAGGTATGTGGGAAGTGCTTTACACAGTCTGGAAATTTGAAGTCACATGTACGAATACATACTGGCGAAAAGCCATATACGTGCGAggtatgtggaaagtgtttctcaatcTCTGAACAGTTCAAGTTTCATGTACGAATGCACACTGGGGAAAAGCCATACAAGTGCGATATATGTGACGAGTGTTTTTCACACTCTCGAAAGTTGAAGTTGCATGTACGAAAACACACAGGGGAAAAGCCATATAGGTGCGATAAATGTGGGAAGTGTTTCGTACACTCTGAACATTTGAAGGCGCATATACGAGTACACACTGGCGAAAAGCCATATACATGCGAGGTATGTGGAAATTGTTTCTCGACATGGTCAATTTTAAACACACATGCTGGCGTACACACAGGAGAAAAGCCATACAAATGCGATATTTGTGGAACAAGATTTTCTCAAATGGTGTATCTAAGGAAACACATTCTCAGACACACTGGCCAAAGACCATTTAAGTGCGAGtcttgtggaaagtgtttcttaaCAACTGGAGATTTAAACTTTCATGCCCGCATACACACAGGCGAAAAGCCTTTTAAATGCGTGGTATGTCGAAAGAGTTTCTCATCAACGGGAACCTTTAAGAAACATATGCGTATACACACAGGTGAAAAGCCATTTAATTGCGAGGTATGTGGAAAGAGTTTCTCAGCAACGGGAAACTTAAAGAAACATGTGCGTATACACACAGGTGAAAGGCCATTTAAATGCGACGTGTGTGGGAAGTGTTTTCCACATTTGGGAGCCTTAAAGAGACATTTAATGACTCACACAGGTAAAACCATGCAAATGTGACGTCTGTTCATATTGTTTTTCACGAGAGACTATTGTCTACTTGTGTCCGCCTACACACGGGCTAGTCACCATTTAAATGTGATATCTGCAAAAGGAGTTATCTGTGATCGGGAAGTAAATGTTTCACTTCTAAATGTTAACTCAAAAGACATCTTTTCACACGTAACTAAGTTTCACTACACTGTTATGTAAATTTCTGCTGGACAATTAGTAGATATAAAACAAATACAGTGTGGATTATTCACTTGAGTGTCATCTGATCGCCGTTGCTTTGTGGAAAATTGCAACGTCCATAACCGTGAACCGTCGCTGGGTCTGGTAGGACTTTTGATTGctgaaataaatgataaatatcttaattataCCAAAAAAAAACCCAGCCCTGAAACGGTACGATCAGGTTTGTAATCTGCACGTCGCGGTAATTGAGTAACAACACACATTCCCTATGTTTAAGACAAACATTCATTTAGAGTAGACAACAAAATAACTTCTTCACACATAAAATATCTTCGTCACAGGCTCATGTTATTCAAACCCAACTAGTCACTTTACATTGATATTTACTCCTCCTTGCTGACATCCATCTTGTCGACGCAACTCACGCATAACCAATACTCAACACACACATAACCGTTACTCTCAAATTGGTCACCCCTTAAACTTCATACAACTATGGATGCCTCCATTTCGAATTCCATACTCGTCAAATAGGTTCTGTTGTAATGACTAAGTAAAACGTAAACCAGAACTTCTTGTAGTTTGTGGTAGACTTTTAGTTACAAAACAGCTTGAGATTCAGTAACATCAAATTAAAATACCGACCGGTATTTGGCCAAAATTGACTGCACGATAGCCAGACAGAAAATCGAATGCAGTTCATCGTTAGTAGCACATCAAAACCCACTGAGTCTAAACTTTCCGGCTACGTCAGCCAAATGCTACTATCCATTACTGATAATGACGGTAATGACATACTAAAGATTTGCACATCAGTAGCAACATACACTATAAACGTCCAATGGAACGTATCCTTTGCCAACGAGTCTTCACAGCAGACTCCACATCATTCCACTCGCTTGGCGATACGTATTACCCCAACGAATCTCTCCCCGGCAGATTTAACTTAACTTCCACATAGTAAAGCCCGCTACTACATACTTTCCTCAACAAGTTGTAGTCCCAGACTTCTAACGCCCCAACAGTCTTCATTTCACTGAGCCTGCCGGCATGCACCCGACCTCAGACGGACTCTACAACCGAAATACAACAAGCTTCTCAGGCGAAATTCAAACTGGAGCTACAGTCAAAACCAATCAGCAaacgatattttaaaatactaacCGCTCCCCAGCCAGATATTAACTCGCCCCTCTGTTTCAACTCATCATAGATTAAAGCAACAAAACCAGAGAATATGGAAAGACGGATAAGTGAGAGGAAGTAAGCCATCTTTGAAaagtaagaagaactagatcagaaaggaaaaaacgacaagccatctatgaagagttagaATAATCAAAACAAACAGAGAAAAGCATAAGGATAGAATACAAATTATCCAAAACTAAATACTGAGAACCATTCACGGCAGTGGATGGGGAACAAGTACACGATAACTTCATGATTACCTCCAAATAGAATCTCTTCccgaatatatacaaaaaatcacAAATGAACTCTATCACAAGGCAGCACTCAACAGCAACAAACTAATAAATTCTCTTGGCAGATATgatataaacaggaaatacaaacaTCGACGACCCAAACAACTACTTTCATAAACTCAATCCATGAAAATGATATCCACAAGATTTATACTATACTCATTCAGAGCCATCTACCATAgctgaaacaaatttatatttcgttAGACACATTCGTGTCGACGGAATTTAGATACCATGCAGATaccaaaaattataatattctacaaaattgAAGAGGAAGGGTTGATATCAACTGAAACTCTAACCAATAAACAAGATAGACGAGTTGTGTAAGGATACAAGAACAGGaaagaaatggaaaggaaaagaATGACGTGCCGAAATATAAACGGCACAACCGGGGTTATGTTTGCTGTACGTAAGGTGAGTCTTTTGATAGCATTAGCTGGCATGTACATAGTTCTCTGTTAAGGAATTTGTTTTTAGGCATTTTCTGTTAAATGAAGAACAACTATGTAGTAATGCAGCAACGCACAGACACTTTCTGACAAAGCGTCCCTCAAACTAGAGGTGCGgttttgtttacggcgatcatcgctggCAATTGTCGCCTGcagttgctagcagttaaaatgaatgcgcacggtttccttacagcgatgatcgccaacaTAGATCGTCGGACGGGAcacagatcgctggaggttgcttctgaaacAACTTCAGGACGGACATCGCGGCACACAtgatcaataatcgatatttagtgacggccatgtagaaatattgaatcgagttatggcagcaaaacaaatgagaattc includes the following:
- the LOC138691962 gene encoding zinc finger protein 665-like isoform X1 yields the protein MEPAVELLGSQLHDNRYEMEGNKALSKEGNLSHLEVSGMKTECVDQSYDIKSEIKVEDATPVPISFPVVKSEVDEDLSDVDRVQQEQEVEVSSEEDEVLTESIVDNVEKSVLRYSASIDREKDKSTQCGSKREECSNFSDVSHNVITCDMCDKVFLTKQSLNLHSQIHKTEKSFKCKVCGKCYSRSTYFRRHALVHDARRAVKCDYCGKCFTRLQLLNIHSRIHTCEKPYTCEECGKCFSQSGHLKSHVRIHTGEKPYACEVCGKCFSHSGQLKAHVRIHSGEKPYTCEECGKCFSQSGHLKLHVRIHTGEKPYACEVCGKSFSRSGKLKSHVRIHTGEKPYACETCGKCFTLSEQLKLHVRMHTGEKPYTCDICGECFPHSGKLKLHLQIHTGEKPFTCDICGKGFSHSGMMKFHVRIHTGEKPYTCEVCGKCFTQSGNLKSHVRIHTGEKPYTCEVCGKCFSISEQFKFHVRMHTGEKPYKCDICDECFSHSRKLKLHVRKHTGEKPYRCDKCGKCFVHSEHLKAHIRVHTGEKPYTCEVCGNCFSTWSILNTHAGVHTGEKPYKCDICGTRFSQMVYLRKHILRHTGQRPFKCESCGKCFLTTGDLNFHARIHTGEKPFKCVVCRKSFSSTGTFKKHMRIHTGEKPFNCEVCGKSFSATGNLKKHVRIHTGERPFKCDVCGKCFPHLGALKRHLMTHTGKTMQM